One Rosa chinensis cultivar Old Blush chromosome 5, RchiOBHm-V2, whole genome shotgun sequence genomic region harbors:
- the LOC112166464 gene encoding kiwellin → MASSLVCLTSLSLVFIFISIPLPYSTAISSCNGACKTLNDCAGQLICINQKCNDDPDVGTHICGGGGGGGSSPSPSPNNCRPFGTLVCKGKSYPKYSCSPPVTSSTKALLTLNDFSEGGDGGGPSECDEQYHPNSEQVVALSTGWFDNKSRCGKLIRIQASNGKTTTAKVVDECDSRNGCDKEHAGQPTCGNNIVDGSASVWNALGLDQNQGKVSVTWSMA, encoded by the coding sequence ATGGCAAGTTCTTTAGTATGTTTGACATCTCTTTCCCTCGTCTTCATTTTCATCTCCATCCCTCTCCCGTACTCCACAGCTATCTCCTCCTGCAATGGCGCATGCAAAACCTTGAACGACTGTGCTGGCCAACTCATCTGTATCAACCAAAAATGCAACGATGACCCCGATGTTGGGACTCACATATGCGGCGGCGGTGGGGGAGGAGGCTCATCACCTTCTCCTAGCCCCAACAATTGCAGACCCTTTGGAACACTGGTTTGCAAGGGCAAGTCGTACCCTAAATACTCGTGCTCTCCCCCTGTAACATCGTCCACCAAAGCCTTACTTACACTCAATGATTTCAGCGAAGGCGGTGATGGGGGCGGGCCATCAGAATGTGACGAACAATATCATCCAAACAGTGAGCAGGTTGTGGCTCTTTCCACTGGGTGGTTTGATAATAAATCGAGGTGCGGGAAGTTAATAAGAATTCAGGCAAGTAATGGGAAGACTACGACTGCGAAAGTGGTGGATGAATGTGATTCGCGTAATGGATGTGATAAAGAGCATGCAGGGCAGCCGACGTGTGGAAACAATATCGTGGATGGATCTGCATCTGTGTGGAACGCTTTGGGACTCGATCAGAATCAAGGTAAGGTGTCGGTGACTTGGTCCATGGCATGA